Proteins encoded together in one Oncorhynchus mykiss isolate Arlee chromosome 7, USDA_OmykA_1.1, whole genome shotgun sequence window:
- the LOC110527327 gene encoding uncharacterized protein LOC110527327, translating into MQKVSVVLLVGVLTVLVTLWAGVDTAPTLLTDRGDIKLTGPARVDSNVQERTEPSTVNASKTLMTTIPVGREKTSTPTSSLDRRLKMDPVTSSPDRRAQILKMLSALEELSRAINSTLSTRMTMMPRGSANGRNSGKKKKAVAEVDRVKTTTVLPVDVGGSVTASRPSTDGIDSLSGRNFKKSLPQQPKKPNNKRVCFWKYCSQN; encoded by the exons ATGCAGAAAGTATCTGTGGTCCTGTTGGTGGGAGTCCTGACGGTGCTGGTGACTCTGTGGGCTGGAGTGGACACAGCCCCCACCCTGCTGACTGACAGAG GAGACATAAAGCTAACAGGTCCAGCTAGAGTCGACTCAAATGTGCAAGAGAGAACGGAACCGTCAACGGTCAACGCTTCTAAAACACTGATGACCACCATCCCTGTTGGTCGAGAAAAGACATCCACACCCACCAGCAGTCTGGATAGACGATTGAAGATGGATCCGGTGACGAGCAGTCCAGATAGACGAGCCCAGATCCTGAAGATGCTGTCAGCGCTGGAGGAACTCAGCAGGGCGATCAACAGCACTCTGAGCACACGGATGACCATGATGCCCAGAGGGTCAGCAAACGGCAGAAATTCAGGAAAGAAGAAGAAAGCG GTAGCTGAGGTGGATAGAGTGAAAACCACCACAGTGCTTCCTGTGGATGTTGGAGGTAGCGTCACTGCATCCCGGCCCAGCACTGACGGCATAGACAGCCTGAGTGGCCGAAACTTCAAGAAGTCCCTCCCACAGCAACCCAAGAAGCCCAACAACAAGAGAG TGTGTTTCTGGAAGTACTGCTCCCAAAACTGA